TTGTGGATCAATATCCTGTTCGTTTTCCTGGCAGTTGTAGACTGTGTACAAGATGTGATTTCCAAATACGAAATGTAAACATTATGGGTTGTTTGCTGTAAAATTACAAGGTTTGGGGGAATGCTTGACAGTTTACAATGTAAGTTAACAAGCCCTTCTTctcacaaaaagaaaattatcaaaTTGACTATCAAGCATTCCCCAAAAACTAAAAAACCAGCAGCGAGATTCAGGTAACAACATTGTAGTAGACCCAGAAAAACAATTTGGCGAAGGATACAGAATGAGCAAGAGCATTGGTTGTGCCTAGGGTTTCTATTAGGAAGCGATGGCATGTACAAATGTAAAAAAGGTACATGACTTattgcattaattaattaattcattaatgtgGGCTCCTAACTTTTGATTTTGGGAAAAGAGCTCCCAAAAATTCTTCTTAGGCAGCCACTTTATTATAcatattatatttatttatttattccccTCCCTTGAAGCTAAAATCATCAACTGACCTATAATCTGCAAGAACGTGATATTTTTCCTCTACTGAACTGCCACTCTCAGTACTGCGtataaaatcatgaaaaaccAAACGAGCTAGGGATTTCTGCACAATCTTGCTGAAAGGAGTGTGGAATATAGCATAATCTATGTCATCCAAGCTGAATCGTTGATTTTCATAGAGTGTCTTTCCCTTTTCTATGTAACATGTGTAACATTGATCCAAAGCGTGGAAGTAACAGCGAAGAGAGAGCTTTCCATCCACAACAGGGTATTCAGATGACATATTTGGTTTGTAGAAATCATAGGCATGCTCCATATAGATCGATCGCATTCCTACAAGTACAAAAAGGTCACAATGAAATAATCAATAAATGAGTCTCAAAGAAAATCCAGTGTTGCATGGTTGGGaatcttgaaaatgctgcccaaGGCCACTATTAACGTATCTCTGAGCTggtgatataataaatataatattgaTACATTAATCTTGAAAATTTATTATTAGGCATGTAGCTGGTAGTGGAAATTGGCTAACTTAAAGAAATACAACCTGCTGACATTTTGAGCTTTGGCCACCGGTAGGATTTTTTCGGGGGTTTTGCCACCCTGCAAGATCATTTACAAgctataaattatatatatatatatatatacatgtatataattattattacttttgaaaacactgaaagaTAACATGAACTAGTACTATCAGAAAAGGAGTGATGTTTGTGATGGCAACAGGGGAAAAAAAGCCAgagcaacatttttttttccaacaaaagAGGCAACTCAGCTGACTAAAACAAGTCTGAAAGTGGCTGCGACATGTAAATGAAGCATCATCTCTCCAAGTCAATCAGACATTACATGTCACAATATTATATACTGCACTAATGGTGGAGACACGATTCTGTAGCAAGAAATGTAACATCATTTGGCGGTGAAGCACTCATACATGTAGATACCAGGATGATCGGAGGACATTTTTGAGATATTAACATGGTACATACAATGATGTGAATCTTACCTCGCTCCATGACAAGAGGTGCATTTGGCCCTACTAGCATTGCGATGGCTCCTGCCCCACCTGTACTGCGTGCACTCCCGGCTGCATAAACTGCAATATCAGCTGCCACTACAATTGCCAAGCGACCTGTAGATGGAAAAAATGTCCAGTATGAATTTAATGACTCAACTTTGGTGAGAAAGATCCTGAATTCAAAGATGAGCTGGACTAAATTGAGCAGGAAATGCTACCTTTGTAATGATACATGGTTAGACTTTCTCTTGTTGAGTAACAACAATAATATGAAATCCCCATAAAAAACACTGCTTGTTGACTCTATAAGAAATCTAAGATTCCCTGGAGTGTTGCCAAAATAGAGAGGTTGTCGTGTGGTGTTCTGGACCTGGTGGTACACGCATATCCCAGAAATTTATCAGCCTCAAGCTACTACTAATGGACCCTTATTTTATGGGtgaaaattaaatgaattcCCAACTCCACCCCTGGGATAGGCTCATTCACAATCATACTGTAAGCAGACTGCTTGTGGTTCAAGTTTTTTCTTGGACTGTAAATTGAGCAACCCAACTCCCACAGTTGATCTAACAATGACTTACATCATACTCTGACATTTTTTACCACAAGAAAAGAGTTTCTATAATCTTTTCAAAGTAAAGTCTTTTTTCACTTTACCATGGCGGACGTTCATTGGTTATTTGTTATGAAAACCTGCCACAACACGAAGAAAAAAGTTTAGGCTAGATTCTGCAACCCgtccacttatttgcatatgaacAGCGTGTGTTgttatatgcctcgttcttcaaaggaTGCAATAGTAGCCGGGTATTCTATACTTTCTCCATTTGAAGTATTCTATGGTAAACTGAGGTTCACTGCGAGTAGAACTTTTTTTACTATAGTAAAATTGTAGGCTGCAGTGTATCATATATATTGATTACCTTTGGACCAATTACAGAGCAGTTTTCTAGATTAGTAATTGGAAGTGGATCAGTGGCTCTTCAGTCATCTGAGTTCTTAAAGAACGATGTCAGTACAATAAACAGATGATATCTGTTTGctaacattgcttttgttattcaaatgtgccaaccacaggaacaaaaggcactttgtttcaacagccaggctctggttggcacattaatgacaataggtgacgtcaacgatataaTTTTGCTACAGGTGGTTTTCATGTTACATCATTGCTgctatgttggtggacgaaaacaaaagatctctaatTAGCTCTtcttgtttgtccaccagcaatatttcattgcagcattgttatgtGTGTCTTTAGAgatggttgcaaaccacctatagaGTGGCTTGGTGGATCATTATGGCTCACCACTTATTTGGGTAACTAAAAAAACGAAGGGGTTTGAGCTTGagcttgagtgaggctccagcacttggctaagtagcctgacttctggctgttatacacaattgtggtctcagtCACACAGACGCCCTTCAAGCTAAccctgccaagccggccacatgctggaaaggtcagaccacaacaccggaaatactgtcccctactcttttcgaatagtgtgtgggatctttaacgtcccacagagttaatgaacaagggctgtgagacgggagaagacttgaaagtctaaccatatGCAGTTGtatttacaaaggcagcactttctcctcagataTTTTAAGACccagagtgttggtccggccggagttgaactcacgacctcccgcgtgacagcccggtgctcaaccaactgagccaccgatgcGCGGTTGACAACGGCTTGCCAGTCGCTTGATTGCTCTGAACCAGCATTTAAGACAACTAGCAAGGCAATGAGAAAGTATTGTTCAATTTTTTGACGGATCACTAAGCCACTTATACATGTAAGCACTCCAGACGACTGGCGACTCGCCGAGGCGCCCCAACGACAATACCTAACGAATTCGCCCTTTCTTCTGAAAATATATGCAACTTACCATCCCAAGCGCTGCTCTCGATCCATGATATGGAGTTGAAAAGAGCTTGTGTTCCTCCGTAGCAAGCATTGGTAGTATCGATTCCTTCGATACTGTTATTTCCACTATCTTTAAACAGTTGCATAAGCACGCTTTTGACGGACTTTGATTTATCGATCAAGGTCTCTGTTCCGACTTCAAGCCTTCCAATATCGTTAGGATTTATCGAGTTTCTCTCCATGAGCTTGTGAACAACTGTAAGCGACAAAGAATTAATATCCTCTCGATCTCCACAGAAGCCCATGTTTTTTTGGCCTAATCCTATCGTGTATTTTCCTTTGCTAACACCGTCAAATTCCTCTAGCTTCTCTTGGTTGACGTAAGTGTACGGAACGTATACTTCCATTGCAAGAATTCCAACATTTTCTGGCCACTTCTGGTATAAAGCGTTGCAATTTCCCACTGGCATTTTTAGTTACAGTTGTGAAATACAGAAGATAACTTCACGAACGGCGATCATATGTTCTCTGAAGTTGTCTGTCGTCTGATCTATGGTTTTATACCGCTGACACCAAAATAGAACTCACGTATTGCTAGTTTCCAGGCTTTTTACGGAACAGGTAGAGGCATAGGCAATGGTTTTATACCTAAATTCGCAATCCACAAAAGGGACGACCCATCACCGTGGATGGTAAAAAATAACTAAGTATACAAAACTCTAAAACCATAACTATAAGGGTCATAAGAGTAAACTGTGGCAGCGTCAAGCAACTGTTTTAAACGAAGGTTCTGACAAGGGacagagatatgtcggcccctaaaccatatgtgacaaatcccacgcctactcacagctccaaaccgcccttgtcaatgtaACGtgagaattcgatggcttaaatatacaaggaaaaagtcattttctctgtcatgtGGTAAGAACTGAAGGTCGCAGATTGCAAAgctgtgcgcatgcgccctactaaaggtaacatacatacaagcatgcatgcataaactttatttcatctcgaaatCTTGGCTGACTACAAGAGCTAcgatcttcgagacattacatttacagctaaaatacatagcatatacagatacctactacatgcataattaatatttaaagatataccaattaaaaagaaaggcgGCTGTAccaaatgcggccctggattctcatttgaaccagtaaactcagtaataccgataaaatcaggtagcgtattccgcaacttagctgatacgtaagaaaaaaagaaaataaagtaaTATAGGCAATTTTAAAtgtgcttattgcatagagctgtagagtttgacttcagtagtaagagaacaggtaatctgcaaatataaatctggttattctcttatttacattataccgtttctttaatttgacacgaggatcacagcgaaaaaagcacaactttgtagagaattttccatgacaaatatttgttcagaaatcaaaagtcttcgttaactgcacacaccagggttactgcttagtatctggctggaaatcgtCTTTTCACTTTTTACCCTGGCCacgcttcggccatttgatgagggccagtctcgaggtTCTtaagttgtctccttcttgcccaaaagaattctgggtagttctgccattccatgacaagggaacatcatgcgaaatgtttgaacaagagagaaaaacgcagtacctccagacaccggtgctggagcgtcgtaccaaacgactcatcccgggatttcggcccgtgcgatggCTTTTGGACGCAGTGGGCCCTTCGTTGCTTTCTACtgccgaccttgcctcccggtacggcattgagggagagatatgtcggcccctaaaccatatgtgacaaatcccacgcctactcacagctgcaaaccgcccttgtcaatgtaACGTAAGTATCtgatgccttaaatatataaggcaaaactcattttatctgtcatgtggtaagcactaaAGGTCGCAGATTACCAAGCgttgcgcacgcgccctactaaaggtaacaaACATACAttcatgcatgcatgcatgcatgcatggataaactttatttcatctcgaattttaggctaactacaagagctaatatctttgaGACACTACAATTACAgcgaaaatacatagcatatacagatacacactaaatgaataatatttaaagatataccaattgaaaagaaaagccgctgtacaaaatacGGCATTGTGGGAGAGCCCGACATATTTCTCCCACAATGCCGTATTTAGGGTCGGCCCCTAatccatatgtgacaaatcccacgcatACTAACTTTGTGTTTGTGCTTATATTTGCGTCAActccgttttcacggtgaaataagcgctgtTATGCTTACGCTTTGCGCTTGCGTCGCTGTTGAAATCAGGCTAAGGGATTAAACCGTATATCACGTAGAAAACAGTGTCTAAATCACATGACACAAATGATTGTCTCATTTTGGATCAAAGGACTTCCAGGGTTCAGATTTGAATCGCTTTcagtttaaattattattattattataattattatttaattttttttttcacacggAAGCAGTTAACTTCACATAAAGCAATATTGCAGTCACGGTTTTATTCATCCTGTGAGTAAACAAAATTTTGAGGAATTGCAGCTATTCTTGCTTGCAGCAATAGAGCTACGAGCAGCATGCAAAGTTTGCcgttgacgtcatcggttctcATTATTGGCGACAGCTAAAAAGTCATCAATCGGTTCTTTTTGTCCCTGTGGATAGCAAGTTTGAAcaggaaaaaagaacttttgCAAAGGGAGATCTTCCCAgtggctggaaattttgcccttaaaaaaacaaagaatggccATAAAAGAAACACAATGAAAAACTGCAAGGCCACATCTTCCAGTCCAGTTTATTTAGCTCTGGCACATTTTGAGTCACAAGTCAACTGTGCGATACTGTATCAACAACAAGTACTGCGAATAACGTTAAGGATAAGAATTTTGATTATAGCTCTACAAGATTTGATAATGTAATAGAGGAATCTCATATACTCTcaaataaatagttttaaaccgttcATATTAAACACAACCTTGCAGTTGATGTGATACTGTATCAACAACAAGTACAACGAACTACGGTTAGGATAAGAATTTCGATTATAGCTTTAGAAGATTTGATATAAGATAATAGAGGAATCTTATATGTATATACACTccaataaataatttttaagtCGTTCATATTAAATAAAACCTTGCAATTATTTATAGCTCATCCAACATCAGGTTTTTTTATTGCAAAGATTAGTCCCTTCACCCCTAGCTAACATATTTTGCCGTTTTATCCTCGAAAGTAGAGGAGAggggatggcgtagtggtgagagagtttgttggttctctactctgcaccgagaggtttttctcccaCCTCATCCCCAGGCTCTCTCTTTTCCTCCCTTGATGGaaaagagagagcctgggaacgagtttggtttttctccgggtactcctgtTTTCCCTTCTCTCCCCTCTCTTGATTGGATTTgagttaaattaatttgaattctctgtacagtgtccccaataagttCCTCAGCGatagaagacttgacacttagggcgcgttcgattgaccctattccggaataagaatacgtggagtgatgattaaaacggtatgtttggcgcgttttgaagctgcaaggatgataaaattatgtttaaaatagcattttagaaaatgtttgacaattttaatgtgaatctccgcaaaaacgaaggatttccaacttgtattccatgtattcctattccggaatgcagtcaatcgaacgcacccttaaggtggctcaaatcgGTTTccacacttgaaagaaacgttctcatATAGAAGGATTTACACTACAACATTTTATCaattaacagcaatgttatggtaccgtgtcaaacaccaattattgctgaaaatgatttggtcatttttgtgacgtaaaccgttaccatggcaacaggaaagccttgcaaaaacaccccatattttggccttagctgctcatatctcaaaaacgaactcggtggcccccattttttatttctgaaatgtaatcgaCATGCCAGAATGAAGCTTTCTGCAAACTTTAagaaaattctgtggagcggatccagagccaccttaaataattgaaaatttaagatagCTCAGAATCTACTCCAcagaattcttttaaactttgcagagagttttatcttggcctgatgatcacttttgtgcaataaaaacttggggtcaccaagttcgtttttcagatatgagcaactaaagctaaaatatagggtgtttttgcaaggtttTCCTATTACCATGGTAACTCGTAACGTCACAAaaatgcatcttgttaagcaataattgatgATTCACATGGTACAATGACAGTGCTGTTATGTGATAAAGTATTGTagtatttccgagttcatgtctgcctcctccgagtttaagtgcgaaatttctgtgatggtaattagttctgctttaaatatgaatgaaaattttaataagaaaaacttcgcacttggactcactttgaagaggaggtagacatgaactcggaaatgcccATTCAGTTTATTAAATAGTTCCCTAAATGCACCGCAAAAAGTCACCAAGGCCACCAGCCATTCGGAGTCACGACTAACAGGGGCAGCGGAGTACGGTTGAAAGAGGAGGGGGGGGTGGGGCTGGGTTTTGGTATGGATCATGGAagtgtgaggggaggggggttgtTCAGGAGAAGTACAAAAAGTAGGTGGGGGTacagaccccccccccccttcccctcccagCCTCTCCGCGGTCCCTGACGAAGTTAGCAAGAGGCCTTATTTAACACTTAAATGATATAAAAAAACATCTTTGCAAAGTAAAGGTATTTGAAACCTGAAATGCATAGCAGGTTGTGCCCATCGAAGGGACAGAACTATGTCCAAATACGAAGGAGAAATACAAAGTGTATGTTTTATGATGCTAGAAGCATGTGATatatatagagtgttttcacgtgacgtcacggcggccatgttggtgtccccaactaatcctctgggaattgagctctattatcatgcaaacgttttcttttgtttcggtggaaaaacaaggttgctGATCACGTGAGTCAAAACACTATACCGTATAGTTTAAAAGATA
This portion of the Montipora capricornis isolate CH-2021 chromosome 11, ASM3666992v2, whole genome shotgun sequence genome encodes:
- the LOC138025019 gene encoding hydroxymethylglutaryl-CoA synthase 1-like, with protein sequence MPVGNCNALYQKWPENVGILAMEVYVPYTYVNQEKLEEFDGVSKGKYTIGLGQKNMGFCGDREDINSLSLTVVHKLMERNSINPNDIGRLEVGTETLIDKSKSVKSVLMQLFKDSGNNSIEGIDTTNACYGGTQALFNSISWIESSAWDGRLAIVVAADIAVYAAGSARSTGGAGAIAMLVGPNAPLVMERGMRSIYMEHAYDFYKPNMSSEYPVVDGKLSLRCYFHALDQCYTCYIEKGKTLYENQRFSLDDIDYAIFHTPFSKIVQKSLARLVFHDFIRSTESGSSVEEKYHVLADYRNVKLEELFQDEAKAKEIEKASMKCSQEIFDEKTSQSLHIAREVGNMYTPSLYGCLASLLCSEPIQELAGKRIVLFSYGSGLASSMFSFRITRDITSGSALVKLTTSLKDIPARLAARKEVEPEEFVKTLIAREHNHNNKNYSPTCSEENLFPGTYYLVNVDEKFRRNYERKPEQASQDGCMVV